In the genome of Flexistipes sinusarabici DSM 4947, one region contains:
- the purN gene encoding phosphoribosylglycinamide formyltransferase, with amino-acid sequence MKNIAVLLSGRGSNFKAIYSSIEAGYIADARITTVVSNKAEAPGLQFAKDRGLNSYFVNPSEYGSRTAYDTVIIDILKSRKTDLVCLAGYMKLLSAKFVDTFKNRIMNIHPSLLPSFPGLNAQKQALDYGVKISGCTVHFVDKELDHGPIILQKAVEIKENDTVNDLSERILKEEHKIYPEAVRLFVENRLTLHNRKVNIDYS; translated from the coding sequence TTGAAAAATATTGCAGTTCTTTTGAGCGGCCGGGGCAGCAATTTCAAGGCTATATACAGCTCAATTGAAGCCGGTTATATAGCAGATGCAAGGATAACGACCGTTGTCAGTAACAAAGCTGAAGCCCCCGGTTTACAGTTTGCCAAGGACAGGGGTTTAAACTCTTATTTTGTAAATCCTTCAGAATATGGCAGTAGAACGGCCTATGATACAGTAATTATCGATATCCTGAAATCCCGGAAAACAGATCTGGTATGCCTGGCCGGTTACATGAAGCTCCTTTCGGCAAAATTTGTAGACACATTTAAAAACAGAATTATGAATATCCACCCTTCCCTTCTGCCCTCTTTTCCCGGCTTAAACGCACAAAAGCAGGCGTTGGACTACGGGGTTAAGATTTCCGGCTGCACTGTTCATTTTGTGGACAAAGAATTGGATCACGGCCCCATAATTCTCCAAAAAGCTGTTGAAATAAAGGAAAACGATACCGTAAACGATCTCTCTGAAAGAATTTTGAAAGAAGAGCATAAAATCTATCCGGAGGCAGTCCGGCTCTTTGTTGAAAACCGACTGACTTTACATAACAGAAAAGTCAATATCGACTACAGTTGA
- the purM gene encoding phosphoribosylformylglycinamidine cyclo-ligase has product MDYKSSGVDIDAGNDFVNKIKPFVKSTLNANVPGNIGGFAGFYDIAETVGKIKNPLLCSSTDGVGTKLKVAIETGKFDTVGIDLVAMCVNDLIVPGAKPLFFLDYLATSKLNIENMSEVVKGIAAGCREADVALLGGETAEMPGMYSDKDFDLAGFAVGIVDKEKIINGSDIKESDIVFGLPSTGFHSNGYSLLRKLIKESGYTFEDEFVKGTSIGEMLLEPTKIYVKDAMEILNSGINIKGMAHITGGGFYENIPRILPPGTGADIYRDKIPQMQCYEFIKKLYSGEERELYRVLNMGIGMVMVVDYADYESFKQFLKKNLISAYEIGKITANKEVRISGVDF; this is encoded by the coding sequence ATGGATTATAAATCTTCCGGAGTGGATATTGACGCCGGAAACGATTTTGTAAATAAAATAAAACCGTTCGTAAAAAGCACTTTAAATGCAAATGTCCCCGGCAATATAGGTGGCTTTGCAGGATTTTACGATATAGCCGAAACAGTTGGTAAAATTAAAAATCCTTTGCTATGTTCCAGCACCGATGGAGTCGGAACAAAACTGAAAGTTGCAATTGAAACGGGGAAGTTCGACACTGTCGGTATAGACCTTGTGGCGATGTGTGTTAATGATTTGATAGTACCAGGGGCCAAGCCCCTGTTTTTTTTGGACTATTTGGCCACCTCAAAGCTGAACATAGAGAATATGTCTGAAGTTGTTAAAGGTATCGCCGCAGGCTGCAGAGAGGCAGATGTAGCTCTTCTCGGCGGAGAAACGGCTGAAATGCCCGGCATGTACAGTGATAAAGATTTTGATCTTGCAGGCTTTGCTGTGGGAATTGTGGATAAAGAAAAAATTATTAACGGTTCAGATATAAAAGAATCAGATATAGTCTTCGGACTGCCTTCAACCGGATTCCACAGCAACGGCTATTCCCTTTTAAGAAAACTGATAAAAGAGTCAGGATATACATTTGAGGATGAATTTGTAAAGGGAACAAGCATCGGTGAAATGCTCCTTGAACCCACTAAAATATATGTAAAAGATGCGATGGAAATATTAAATTCCGGAATAAATATCAAAGGAATGGCCCATATAACCGGCGGCGGATTCTACGAAAACATCCCGAGAATTCTTCCACCGGGAACAGGAGCCGACATATACAGAGATAAAATACCGCAGATGCAGTGTTATGAATTTATCAAAAAACTATACAGCGGTGAAGAGAGAGAGCTGTACAGGGTTCTTAATATGGGTATAGGCATGGTTATGGTAGTTGATTATGCTGATTATGAGAGTTTCAAACAATTTCTGAAAAAGAATCTAATAAGCGCATATGAAATAGGAAAAATCACGGCAAACAAAGAAGTCCGGATCAGCGGAGTGGACTTTTGA
- a CDS encoding response regulator — protein sequence MNSKILLIDDSITIHRVIDLSIDSTQFEVSKVFSAEDAESKLKDFHPDIILLDNKLENVKTSDFIAKIKNATPEAKILLLVGAFDKIGEAEVERLGADGFLVKPFNSSSLEEKLNEYAQEPSQTEEQEEKPESDDKMEYSETEAEEQKEEPSVTAESFADSSTEEQKEEEDLTETFDTESKTGQPKEESFSETEDEKEDIFEDIQTEEQTEEPQPEFDEEVKDESFEDIFDDLEKEEEQETKEETSSMEMNEEAKTEQPDEEQKEEFGEELGEESFEDIFDDLGNEEAEQEPTEETSSIEMSGEVEKEEELSSALDDIVEETSETEEEEIQEEPLLQPEELSPEEETYEPESSTEQIKETAESTEERYADFNKEAFIDALKSVMDDYKGDLDKAVIKDAVKETLGEDFLKDVIKESLRENLEKVIWEVVPDLSEKLILEEIERLKKGGQENQ from the coding sequence ATGAACAGCAAAATATTACTAATTGACGACAGCATAACGATCCACAGGGTTATCGACCTTTCAATAGACAGCACACAGTTCGAAGTGAGCAAGGTTTTTTCAGCTGAAGATGCAGAAAGTAAGCTGAAAGACTTTCACCCCGATATAATTCTCCTTGACAATAAACTGGAAAATGTAAAAACATCAGACTTTATCGCGAAAATTAAAAATGCAACGCCTGAGGCTAAAATATTACTATTGGTGGGCGCTTTCGACAAAATTGGGGAAGCCGAAGTCGAGCGTTTAGGTGCTGACGGATTTCTTGTAAAGCCTTTTAACTCAAGCTCTCTTGAGGAAAAACTCAACGAATACGCCCAAGAGCCTTCCCAGACAGAAGAGCAGGAAGAAAAGCCTGAAAGCGATGATAAAATGGAATACTCTGAAACTGAAGCAGAAGAACAGAAAGAAGAACCCTCCGTTACTGCCGAATCATTTGCAGATTCCAGTACAGAGGAACAAAAAGAAGAGGAAGATTTAACCGAAACCTTTGATACAGAATCCAAGACGGGCCAACCGAAGGAAGAGTCCTTTTCGGAAACGGAAGATGAAAAAGAGGACATCTTCGAAGATATACAAACAGAAGAGCAAACGGAGGAGCCTCAGCCAGAGTTTGACGAAGAAGTAAAAGATGAATCCTTTGAGGATATCTTCGATGACCTGGAAAAAGAAGAAGAGCAGGAAACCAAAGAAGAGACATCCTCTATGGAAATGAATGAAGAAGCCAAAACAGAACAGCCTGATGAAGAACAGAAGGAAGAGTTCGGTGAAGAACTGGGAGAGGAATCCTTTGAAGATATTTTCGATGATCTGGGAAATGAGGAAGCAGAACAGGAGCCCACAGAAGAAACATCTTCAATAGAAATGAGTGGAGAAGTTGAAAAAGAAGAAGAATTAAGCTCAGCACTGGATGATATTGTTGAGGAAACATCAGAAACAGAAGAGGAAGAGATTCAGGAGGAACCTTTATTACAGCCTGAAGAGTTATCACCGGAGGAAGAAACCTATGAACCGGAAAGCAGTACAGAACAAATAAAAGAAACGGCAGAATCAACCGAAGAGAGGTATGCCGATTTTAACAAAGAAGCATTTATTGATGCTTTGAAGAGTGTCATGGACGATTACAAAGGTGATTTGGATAAAGCAGTGATAAAAGATGCAGTAAAAGAGACTCTTGGAGAGGATTTTCTAAAGGATGTGATAAAAGAGTCGTTAAGGGAAAATCTCGAAAAGGTAATATGGGAGGTTGTTCCCGATCTGTCTGAAAAGCTTATTCTGGAAGAGATTGAACGTTTGAAAAAAGGCGGGCAGGAAAATCAGTAA
- a CDS encoding chemotaxis protein CheW yields MKGLTFRDKDYKFLVDIKNVLHISRYKEIKGELDDFRVVNFGSLFFDEKTENGDIIFVEHEENIVALHVEKVESIENADKIIPFEKELFMVKPILGAVKSENNETCYLIDVEKIIGVDHEQQNITN; encoded by the coding sequence TTGAAAGGGCTAACGTTTAGAGACAAAGATTATAAATTTCTTGTTGATATAAAAAATGTTTTGCACATATCCCGTTATAAGGAAATAAAGGGCGAACTTGATGATTTCAGGGTAGTTAATTTTGGTTCGCTTTTCTTTGATGAAAAAACGGAAAATGGTGATATAATCTTTGTAGAGCATGAAGAGAATATCGTTGCCCTGCATGTGGAAAAGGTGGAATCAATTGAAAATGCTGATAAAATAATTCCTTTTGAAAAAGAATTATTTATGGTAAAACCCATATTAGGAGCTGTTAAATCTGAGAACAATGAAACCTGCTATTTAATAGATGTAGAAAAAATCATAGGGGTTGACCATGAACAGCAAAATATTACTAATTGA
- a CDS encoding hybrid sensor histidine kinase/response regulator: protein MAKINKKELVDFFLMESAEHFEAIQNGLLVLERDPGNWSVIDELFRSAHTIKGSAAMVGFKNVAHIAHSLEDTLDQLRKGNIAPEEKLVTFLLDFVEKFNGLINKNKRDLNEQETEDFDKILEENITSEQKQQESTEQSDESSAGKEGSETPEQTELAEEKTQRVESATRKAILENADEKYNKTLDTSYSDEFIRIRLERLDNLLNLVGELITNKNRQTDRVHALKNLGVDLEYTKNRLMNIIKEFEEKYAYSMENLREMPAEDSTFADFSETEFDRYDDFNIFSRRLAEIGNDIVTIINDILTNFTYFTEETDYIGKITDSLQRNLTDIRMVPVDRLFNIALRTVRTASISENKLVNINLSGESIELDKSLIDALNEVIIHIIRNAVSHGIEDRKTRKKYGKNEEGIINLSASRESNIIVFEISDDGEGIDPAKLKDKAVELGILARYDADNMRADKVMDLIFHPGFSTKAGAGDVSGRGVGLDVVKKKIESLGGSIYVNSEKGKGTTFILNVPITLLIADYLVLRENKQLFSIPIIGVHETFEIHPDEIRKIGNHFFYEVRGDIYEIHDLGTLIKQTSQASFKEGNIGILVDGPRKSYVLTVDELIGRETAVTKKMGRFLSGLSYFAGANIGPQGEVRFIIDTIKLMETKSGTITYKRDTGSEKKTKGINYISNSILVVDDSISVRKYLKKLLSDEYYVDEAVDGVDALRKLETKRYDLVITDLEMPSMNGYELIEHIRTIKGDNLTHIFVLTSRATEKHRMKAMELGANEFIIKPIREQSIMNKVKGVMIERANV, encoded by the coding sequence ATGGCAAAAATTAATAAAAAAGAACTGGTAGACTTTTTTTTGATGGAGAGTGCTGAGCACTTTGAGGCCATACAAAATGGCCTCCTCGTACTCGAACGGGATCCGGGGAACTGGTCTGTAATCGATGAACTTTTCAGAAGTGCCCATACAATAAAGGGCTCGGCAGCAATGGTTGGCTTCAAAAACGTTGCCCATATTGCACACTCACTGGAAGATACCCTGGATCAGTTAAGGAAGGGAAACATTGCTCCGGAGGAAAAGCTTGTAACTTTTCTCCTGGATTTTGTTGAAAAATTCAATGGTCTTATTAATAAAAACAAAAGGGATCTCAACGAACAAGAAACGGAAGACTTTGATAAAATACTGGAAGAAAACATAACATCTGAACAAAAACAGCAAGAATCTACGGAACAATCAGATGAAAGTTCGGCCGGGAAAGAGGGGTCCGAAACACCAGAACAAACCGAGCTGGCAGAGGAAAAAACCCAAAGGGTGGAATCGGCAACCAGAAAAGCGATACTCGAAAATGCTGATGAAAAGTATAACAAAACCTTAGACACCTCATACTCCGATGAATTTATTCGGATTCGCCTGGAGAGACTGGATAACCTGCTGAATCTTGTCGGAGAACTGATTACCAACAAAAACAGACAGACAGACAGGGTGCATGCTCTTAAGAATCTCGGTGTAGACCTTGAGTATACCAAAAACAGGCTTATGAATATCATCAAAGAGTTTGAGGAAAAATATGCATACTCTATGGAAAATCTCCGGGAAATGCCTGCTGAAGACTCAACATTTGCCGATTTCAGTGAAACAGAATTCGACAGATATGATGACTTTAACATCTTTTCCAGAAGACTGGCTGAAATAGGTAATGATATTGTAACAATCATCAACGATATTCTCACTAATTTCACTTACTTTACAGAGGAAACAGATTATATCGGAAAAATCACGGATTCTCTCCAGAGAAATCTTACAGATATCAGAATGGTCCCCGTGGACAGGCTTTTTAATATAGCACTCAGAACGGTAAGAACAGCTTCAATCTCTGAAAACAAGCTGGTGAATATTAACTTATCAGGTGAAAGTATTGAGCTTGACAAATCCCTAATTGACGCACTCAATGAGGTAATTATCCACATTATCCGCAATGCTGTATCCCACGGTATTGAAGACAGGAAAACAAGGAAAAAATACGGAAAAAACGAAGAAGGTATCATTAACCTGAGTGCAAGCAGAGAAAGTAACATAATTGTCTTTGAAATATCAGACGACGGTGAAGGTATAGACCCGGCGAAGCTGAAAGACAAAGCTGTTGAGTTGGGGATTCTGGCCAGATATGATGCAGATAATATGAGAGCCGATAAAGTAATGGATTTAATATTCCACCCCGGCTTCTCCACAAAAGCAGGTGCCGGAGATGTATCAGGCAGAGGTGTGGGGCTTGATGTCGTAAAGAAGAAAATTGAATCCCTGGGCGGTTCGATCTATGTAAACAGTGAAAAAGGCAAAGGCACCACATTTATATTAAACGTCCCTATTACACTCCTAATCGCAGATTATCTTGTTCTTAGGGAAAATAAACAGTTGTTTTCAATCCCTATCATAGGTGTTCATGAAACGTTTGAGATTCATCCGGATGAAATAAGAAAAATAGGAAACCACTTTTTCTATGAAGTACGTGGTGACATCTATGAAATTCATGACCTTGGAACACTTATTAAGCAGACATCGCAGGCAAGTTTCAAAGAAGGAAACATCGGAATACTTGTGGACGGCCCCCGAAAAAGTTACGTATTAACCGTGGATGAGCTCATTGGCAGGGAAACCGCCGTTACGAAAAAAATGGGCAGATTTCTCAGCGGCCTGTCTTACTTTGCAGGGGCAAATATAGGTCCCCAGGGTGAAGTAAGATTTATCATCGATACGATAAAACTTATGGAAACAAAAAGCGGTACCATTACCTATAAAAGGGACACCGGTTCTGAGAAAAAGACAAAAGGAATCAATTATATCTCCAACAGCATCCTCGTTGTTGATGACTCAATCAGTGTTAGGAAATATCTGAAGAAGCTGCTTTCTGACGAATACTATGTTGACGAAGCAGTGGACGGTGTGGATGCGCTGAGAAAGCTCGAAACCAAACGTTACGATTTGGTAATTACAGATTTAGAAATGCCTTCTATGAACGGTTATGAGCTTATAGAGCATATAAGGACAATTAAGGGCGATAATCTGACACATATTTTCGTATTAACATCACGGGCAACAGAAAAACACAGGATGAAAGCTATGGAGCTCGGTGCTAATGAGTTTATAATAAAACCTATACGCGAACAATCCATTATGAATAAAGTTAAGGGAGTAATGATTGAAAGGGCTAACGTTTAG
- a CDS encoding methyl-accepting chemotaxis protein, translated as MAEKSTKKTLELKILVVFILVIFIAATLSAVIVYNQSKTSIINNIYDDITTRIGNFGDALHEHDESVERRLNTISLVPFLGEEAAREGDMTQSSRFVEELVAESEVIEGAAVLDEDGNILTGYKKFTEQMPNFKMVIMPFETLEPGEIFFEPYLTQNLPYVIYYTPLTYNGEKVGNIAILASGDYLLSYANREFTKHKFHEPVREDCSNCHEGESSLENRGFTVIYDIDGNLLMSPMANNSKILPSEANNLDKLYSKISEKLPENKALETEITYKGNVYLASFKTVYYRNFGMVVGFLKNKQYMLQGIHQARTYSIGATALIALILTIIAYIGFRKQFSPVFALSGAMQQVRDGNYEVRVQTGAERMDQLGGLVQGFNEMLDRTTEYIQTEEDRQRVQRQIVGLMDTVSDAAEGDLTVEAEVTADELGSVADAFNMMTGSMKELIEDIKNAGDSIVDATEELLQSAEKTSEGAATQINELESINEKMQLFRALSKEIADKAQDTVNVTENAANMAREGKSVIDETIESMFSVRRYSQLASKKVKTLGERSMEIGEITDVISDISNQTNLLALNAAIEAARAGEYGHGFAVVADEIRKLAERSNTATKEIADLIKGIQTETADTVKLVEESTVNVEKSSDMAENTGESLKTINESLDNAKNSINSIYTDIEKQYKEAEEVAAGIEKVREISETTAEDVKKTNMTVSTLSQLADMFKEAVNKFKV; from the coding sequence ATGGCAGAAAAATCCACTAAAAAAACCCTTGAATTAAAAATTCTGGTTGTATTTATCCTGGTTATTTTTATTGCAGCCACCCTTTCAGCGGTGATTGTTTACAACCAGTCCAAAACAAGCATCATTAACAACATCTATGACGATATCACCACCCGGATCGGCAACTTTGGTGATGCCCTTCATGAGCACGATGAAAGTGTTGAGAGAAGGCTCAATACAATTTCACTTGTTCCTTTTTTGGGAGAAGAGGCCGCCAGAGAAGGGGATATGACCCAAAGCTCCCGCTTTGTCGAAGAACTTGTTGCTGAATCCGAGGTTATTGAAGGTGCAGCTGTTCTTGATGAGGACGGCAATATATTGACGGGTTATAAAAAATTTACCGAGCAGATGCCTAACTTCAAAATGGTTATTATGCCTTTTGAAACACTTGAGCCGGGTGAAATATTTTTTGAACCCTACCTAACACAGAATCTGCCTTATGTTATCTACTACACCCCTTTAACGTATAACGGAGAAAAGGTTGGTAATATTGCAATCCTGGCAAGTGGTGATTACCTGCTTTCATACGCCAACAGGGAATTTACAAAGCACAAGTTTCACGAACCGGTCAGGGAAGACTGCTCCAACTGCCACGAAGGTGAAAGCAGCCTTGAAAACCGCGGGTTCACAGTAATTTATGATATTGACGGCAACCTTTTGATGTCACCTATGGCAAACAATTCTAAAATCTTACCTTCAGAAGCCAATAATCTTGACAAGCTTTACAGTAAAATCAGTGAAAAACTGCCGGAAAATAAAGCTCTTGAAACGGAAATCACTTACAAAGGAAATGTCTATCTCGCATCATTTAAAACTGTTTATTACAGAAATTTCGGAATGGTAGTGGGATTTTTGAAAAACAAACAATATATGCTACAGGGTATTCATCAGGCGCGTACATATTCAATCGGCGCAACCGCTTTAATCGCTCTGATTTTAACCATCATTGCATATATCGGTTTCCGTAAACAGTTTTCTCCTGTTTTTGCTCTCTCCGGAGCCATGCAGCAGGTCAGAGACGGCAATTATGAAGTAAGGGTGCAAACTGGAGCCGAAAGAATGGACCAGCTGGGTGGACTTGTCCAGGGTTTTAACGAAATGCTTGACAGAACGACCGAATATATACAGACAGAAGAAGACAGACAGAGAGTCCAGAGGCAGATTGTCGGACTTATGGATACAGTTTCGGATGCGGCCGAGGGTGACTTAACAGTAGAGGCTGAAGTTACTGCGGATGAACTCGGTTCTGTTGCGGATGCCTTTAATATGATGACCGGTAGCATGAAAGAACTCATTGAGGACATTAAAAATGCCGGTGATTCGATTGTCGATGCTACTGAGGAACTTCTGCAGTCGGCGGAAAAGACCAGCGAGGGTGCAGCAACCCAGATTAATGAACTTGAGTCCATCAATGAAAAGATGCAGCTATTCAGAGCACTGAGTAAAGAAATTGCCGACAAAGCTCAGGATACCGTTAATGTCACAGAAAATGCAGCAAATATGGCCAGAGAAGGTAAGTCGGTTATTGATGAAACGATTGAGTCTATGTTCAGCGTTAGAAGATACTCACAGCTGGCCAGTAAAAAAGTGAAAACTCTCGGGGAAAGATCAATGGAAATCGGTGAAATCACCGATGTGATCAGCGATATTTCCAACCAGACGAACCTTTTGGCTCTAAATGCAGCCATCGAGGCGGCAAGAGCTGGAGAATACGGACACGGTTTTGCCGTTGTTGCCGATGAAATCAGAAAACTCGCCGAAAGAAGTAACACAGCTACAAAAGAGATTGCCGATCTGATTAAAGGGATACAGACTGAAACAGCCGACACGGTTAAACTCGTTGAGGAAAGTACAGTAAATGTTGAAAAAAGTTCAGATATGGCTGAAAATACCGGGGAGTCACTGAAAACAATTAATGAATCCTTGGATAATGCCAAAAACTCAATCAACAGTATCTATACAGATATTGAAAAACAGTACAAAGAAGCTGAAGAAGTTGCCGCAGGTATAGAAAAAGTCAGAGAAATTTCCGAAACAACAGCTGAAGACGTTAAAAAGACCAATATGACTGTCTCGACCCTGTCTCAGCTTGCGGATATGTTCAAAGAGGCTGTTAATAAGTTTAAAGTATAA
- a CDS encoding chemotaxis protein CheW translates to MLKDQLLKKVKGEIEDPEERVVARYLLCKLSDYSFLIDVNEIKEIIDLDKTIENVPGTGDHVLGVVNLRSEIVPIIDIRVEFGIDTVRRTGLSRYVITETENEYIGLLADEAARMINVREQDYADKEAEGLFSGFINIDDELYGILDINKVFINFRTS, encoded by the coding sequence TTGCTAAAGGATCAACTTCTTAAAAAAGTAAAAGGAGAAATAGAAGATCCTGAAGAGCGGGTTGTTGCCAGATATCTGTTATGTAAACTGAGTGACTATTCGTTTTTGATTGATGTTAATGAAATCAAGGAAATTATTGACCTGGACAAAACAATTGAAAATGTCCCCGGTACCGGGGACCATGTATTGGGTGTGGTAAACCTGAGAAGCGAGATAGTACCTATAATCGACATAAGAGTGGAATTCGGAATTGACACTGTAAGAAGAACAGGTTTAAGCAGATATGTTATTACGGAAACTGAGAATGAATATATAGGCCTTTTGGCTGATGAGGCAGCTCGTATGATAAACGTCAGGGAACAGGATTATGCCGATAAAGAGGCAGAAGGTCTTTTTTCCGGTTTTATTAATATAGATGATGAATTATACGGTATATTGGATATAAATAAAGTATTTATTAATTTCAGAACGAGCTAA
- a CDS encoding response regulator transcription factor, whose product MLKVLLADDSSTEREMMSSALKSAGFDVTEVEDGDAALDAIKKDRFDCIILDIIMPGKNGYQVCRQVKKDESMKDIPVVIVTSKGQDSDKFWGKKQGADEYLVKPFEMDEMVKTVKDLLNC is encoded by the coding sequence ATGTTAAAAGTATTGTTAGCGGATGACAGCTCAACAGAGCGCGAAATGATGTCAAGTGCTCTGAAAAGTGCCGGTTTTGATGTTACCGAAGTAGAGGACGGGGATGCTGCTTTGGATGCAATTAAAAAGGATAGGTTTGACTGCATAATTCTGGACATAATTATGCCCGGTAAAAACGGATACCAGGTATGCAGACAGGTTAAGAAAGATGAAAGCATGAAAGATATTCCGGTTGTCATTGTTACATCCAAAGGTCAGGATAGTGATAAATTCTGGGGGAAAAAGCAGGGGGCAGACGAATATTTGGTCAAACCCTTTGAAATGGATGAAATGGTAAAAACTGTTAAGGATCTGCTAAATTGCTAA